One stretch of Commensalibacter melissae DNA includes these proteins:
- a CDS encoding diacylglycerol/lipid kinase family protein, protein MNQNIALIKNPVSRLNQKEDKEFTDFALNWLGENYSTPRTVDDMMQTLNRFVATGVDCIIIDGGDGTISHVMTAIYSCYPHDKLPSLIILPSGNTNLIAKDIGFGIRGINALKRIRTLAERQRLHFTVQHRHALKIEWSDPSRPPVLGMFQGAAAFTKAIQIAHNPTILKNFPHDGAVAITIITSLLKLFFSKTRDLWLNGNVCSFFIDEKKSYQENCFLFLSTTLQSLSHGMWPFFNRYAGDDSLHYLNVKARPPHLLAACFALLRGKTPEWLLNDPNYLSGTANKIKLSIKEDIILDGEQFDTGEDHCILLSTGPKFSFVRL, encoded by the coding sequence GTGAATCAGAATATTGCCTTAATTAAAAATCCTGTCAGTCGATTAAATCAGAAAGAGGATAAGGAATTTACAGATTTTGCCTTGAACTGGTTAGGAGAAAATTATTCTACGCCACGAACTGTTGATGATATGATGCAAACGTTAAATCGTTTTGTCGCAACAGGGGTCGATTGTATCATTATAGATGGTGGGGATGGCACGATTAGTCATGTCATGACAGCTATTTATAGCTGTTATCCACATGATAAATTGCCAAGCCTTATTATTCTTCCTTCAGGAAATACAAATTTAATAGCCAAGGATATTGGATTCGGTATTCGGGGAATCAATGCTCTTAAGCGTATCAGGACTTTGGCAGAACGTCAGCGATTGCATTTTACGGTTCAGCATCGTCATGCATTAAAAATTGAATGGTCTGATCCCTCTCGCCCGCCTGTTTTGGGAATGTTTCAAGGTGCAGCGGCATTTACGAAGGCTATTCAGATTGCACACAACCCGACGATTTTAAAAAATTTTCCTCATGATGGTGCTGTGGCAATCACTATTATAACGTCTTTACTAAAATTATTTTTTTCAAAAACACGGGATTTGTGGCTTAACGGTAATGTATGCTCTTTTTTCATTGATGAAAAGAAATCATATCAGGAGAATTGCTTTTTGTTTTTATCGACGACTTTACAGAGCCTATCTCATGGAATGTGGCCGTTTTTTAACCGATATGCAGGGGATGATAGTCTTCATTATTTGAATGTTAAAGCACGTCCTCCACATCTGTTGGCGGCATGTTTCGCCTTATTAAGAGGTAAAACGCCGGAATGGTTATTGAATGATCCTAATTATCTTAGTGGTACCGCCAATAAAATAAAACTGTCAATCAAAGAGGATATTATTCTTGATGGAGAACAATTTGATACAGGCGAGGATCATTGTATCCTTCTTTCGACCGGTCCCAAATTTTCGTTTGTCCGTTTATAG
- a CDS encoding metallophosphoesterase family protein, with the protein MKRFTIAHISDIHLPLESIQFPKLSLVNKRFLSFLSWKKRRLSLQKKRLDIIIDDISRESPDLLLISGDLTNLALPEEFKQAADWLHHLPFKNINIIPGNHDALVKTQWHNSYAFWSPWSQAYNHDDYPIITRYGSIAVIGINTAVPTPPFFANGQVGNYQLNQIRYALQRLKKDNLFRIVILHHPPVSGIVSERKALKDRKKLQKILYEEGVEIILFGHVHRTITRKFLDTNIPMLGIASASSNSSRPYHQAAWRKIVIEKLDDHFHTFSTVRFIDKNGDFSQTHSFYIDHYFQ; encoded by the coding sequence TTGAAACGCTTTACAATTGCCCATATTTCGGACATTCATCTTCCCTTGGAAAGCATTCAATTTCCGAAATTATCCCTTGTCAATAAACGATTTTTAAGTTTTCTGTCCTGGAAAAAAAGACGCCTTTCTTTGCAAAAAAAGAGACTTGATATCATCATTGACGATATTTCCAGAGAATCTCCCGATCTTTTGTTGATATCGGGAGATCTTACCAACTTGGCTCTGCCTGAGGAATTTAAACAGGCAGCTGACTGGTTGCATCATCTTCCTTTTAAAAATATAAATATTATCCCAGGGAATCATGATGCGCTTGTTAAAACACAATGGCACAATAGCTACGCTTTTTGGTCACCCTGGTCACAGGCTTACAATCATGACGATTACCCTATCATAACCCGTTATGGTTCTATCGCTGTCATTGGCATTAATACAGCCGTTCCCACGCCTCCCTTTTTTGCAAATGGCCAGGTTGGAAATTATCAGCTGAATCAAATAAGATATGCACTCCAACGACTTAAAAAAGATAATTTATTCAGGATTGTGATTTTGCACCATCCCCCTGTATCAGGAATTGTTTCGGAAAGAAAGGCCTTAAAAGACAGGAAAAAATTGCAAAAAATATTATATGAAGAGGGTGTCGAAATTATTCTTTTTGGGCATGTCCATCGTACCATTACCCGAAAATTTCTTGACACCAATATACCGATGCTGGGAATTGCTTCGGCCTCTTCCAATTCAAGCCGTCCGTATCACCAAGCCGCTTGGCGTAAAATCGTAATTGAAAAATTGGATGATCACTTTCATACATTTTCAACGGTACGCTTTATAGACAAAAATGGTGATTTTTCTCAAACCCACTCCTTTTATATAGATCACTATTTTCAGTAA
- a CDS encoding LptF/LptG family permease — MLDSYLFAQALPSFIISLGVILAALMLERLLVLLDLLAADSSPLSTFLGLLADLIPHYLGLAIPAAFCVSIFSSIRQLNLNNEIDALLNAGKSLFQCTRSYIISGIAVSFFCIILYGYIQPYARYDFRAAFFYASHAGWAPHIQSHMIVQPNNHTVMIVDKASQNGTQLSGIFIRQTKLNDKKQLVEQIILADKGNFYSLADHSKIILTLYDGQNLTLNPNNNNNITDFSNASRIIQNTNKKNIFRERGSDERELTLTNLYEQIQHHTYQDIPILDIKAEFHFRLVRALSIIAIPFLAVALAITPKRRKRNLGLGIAAIILVAYDHIQQLGLTLVSHGHDNAFVALWLPFFIFLFFCFGCLFLKNNPFLFTSRNLLRHFSKSSDK, encoded by the coding sequence ATGTTGGATTCCTACCTTTTTGCGCAAGCTCTACCAAGTTTTATTATTTCTCTTGGAGTTATCCTTGCCGCCTTGATGCTGGAAAGATTGCTTGTTTTACTTGACCTATTAGCGGCAGACAGCAGCCCCCTAAGTACTTTTCTTGGCTTACTGGCTGATCTGATCCCTCATTATCTTGGTCTTGCCATTCCGGCAGCCTTTTGCGTATCAATTTTTTCAAGTATTCGTCAGTTAAATCTTAATAATGAAATTGATGCATTATTAAATGCTGGAAAATCCCTTTTTCAATGTACACGGTCTTACATCATAAGTGGTATTGCCGTCAGTTTTTTTTGTATAATATTATATGGTTATATTCAGCCATATGCCCGATATGATTTTCGCGCAGCTTTTTTTTATGCCTCCCATGCTGGATGGGCACCCCATATTCAAAGCCATATGATTGTTCAACCCAATAACCACACTGTTATGATCGTTGACAAAGCTAGCCAAAATGGAACCCAGCTTTCAGGAATCTTCATAAGACAAACAAAATTAAATGATAAAAAACAACTGGTTGAACAAATTATTCTGGCAGATAAAGGGAATTTTTATTCACTGGCCGATCATTCAAAAATAATACTGACCCTTTATGATGGTCAAAATCTTACATTAAATCCAAATAACAACAATAATATAACAGATTTTTCCAATGCTTCACGAATAATACAAAACACAAACAAGAAAAACATTTTTAGGGAAAGAGGCAGCGATGAACGCGAACTAACCCTGACAAATCTCTACGAACAAATTCAGCACCATACCTATCAAGACATTCCAATTTTAGATATAAAGGCTGAATTTCATTTTCGTTTAGTCCGCGCCTTATCAATTATTGCCATTCCTTTTCTTGCTGTTGCCTTAGCCATTACACCAAAACGTCGTAAAAGAAATTTAGGTCTTGGAATCGCGGCAATCATTCTTGTTGCCTATGATCATATTCAACAACTGGGTTTAACCCTTGTTTCACACGGACATGACAATGCGTTTGTCGCTTTATGGCTACCATTTTTTATATTCTTGTTTTTTTGCTTTGGCTGTCTATTCTTAAAAAACAATCCCTTTCTCTTTACCTCTCGCAATTTGTTAAGACACTTTTCAAAGTCTTCGGATAAATAA
- a CDS encoding LptF/LptG family permease, which translates to MKKLLKRYVLTFYLSSRLLATTFTTVIILTAIMEVLTLLEQTSTILERQLGLKGVVHFMMLKLPLLFNSVLPLSTLIGFLIALTQLTINNEITILRSIGLSTWGLIKKLIPVTLLLSFLCFIMSDQITPKTELDLATWWNKTNPHPEKENNFYFYSNLDIINIDHIAYGGNKITGLTIIKRRDLSHIDSVLIADEVIHKNHQWIFSHAKFLQNKPDIPLKFHELTNEKERIWNINLTPHTLIRLSSKSMPQSIHNMVLELSYQQPFKMPTNYIKTTIWGRLCLPFTFIMMLIITVLVTYIPPRAGLRSWIPIYCLGYGLLFIIFQEVLHALGKAGTIPAPVASLSAFLVFMLATCTIILSVEEKQ; encoded by the coding sequence ATGAAAAAATTATTGAAACGTTATGTGTTAACCTTTTATTTATCCAGTCGCTTGTTAGCAACGACTTTTACTACTGTCATTATTTTAACAGCAATCATGGAGGTTTTAACCCTATTGGAACAAACCTCTACCATTTTGGAACGACAACTTGGGCTAAAAGGGGTTGTTCATTTCATGATGCTGAAATTACCTTTACTTTTTAATTCTGTTTTACCCTTAAGTACCCTTATCGGTTTCTTGATCGCCCTCACTCAATTGACAATCAACAATGAAATAACCATTCTACGATCCATAGGCTTATCGACATGGGGACTGATAAAAAAATTAATACCTGTTACGCTATTGCTAAGTTTTCTATGTTTTATTATGTCTGACCAAATTACACCCAAAACGGAACTGGATCTGGCAACATGGTGGAACAAAACCAACCCGCATCCCGAAAAAGAAAATAATTTCTATTTTTACAGCAATCTTGATATCATCAATATTGATCATATTGCCTATGGAGGAAATAAAATTACAGGGCTAACGATTATCAAGCGTCGTGATTTATCTCATATTGACTCGGTGCTTATTGCTGATGAAGTCATTCACAAAAATCACCAATGGATTTTCTCTCATGCAAAATTCCTGCAAAACAAACCGGATATTCCATTAAAATTTCATGAATTAACAAATGAAAAAGAAAGAATATGGAATATTAACCTGACACCACATACCCTTATAAGACTATCTTCAAAATCAATGCCACAATCCATCCATAATATGGTTCTAGAATTATCATATCAACAACCTTTCAAAATGCCTACGAATTATATAAAAACAACAATTTGGGGAAGATTGTGTTTACCCTTTACTTTTATCATGATGCTAATTATTACTGTACTTGTAACCTACATCCCGCCACGTGCTGGGTTACGTAGCTGGATCCCCATCTATTGTTTGGGATATGGATTGTTATTTATTATATTCCAAGAAGTCCTGCATGCTTTGGGGAAAGCAGGAACCATACCCGCCCCAGTGGCTTCACTTTCTGCCTTCCTTGTCTTTATGTTAGCTACATGCACTATCATTCTATCAGTTGAAGAAAAACAATGA
- a CDS encoding sterol desaturase family protein gives MSNQSIFQIMRNQDLRSGRSYDLGKMGLKQLWVAYLTHPTILLYFSLIIGCIVAVCYTFNGWVPVLSSIIVMIFGFPLIWYIIHRWIMHVSLLYRMKWSASLWKRIHFDHHQDPHLLNVLFGSPLNTIPTIIIIGGGLGYLVGGFCGFFASIGTAVYMSCFYEFFHCIQHLNYKPKSRYVSHIKQVHVLHHFHYEKGNFGITNYFWDKIFGTYYEDAKARPRSPTVFNMGYTVKEAEHYPWVMLKTGAPPRDRPAGSNFREHKKDCTQHTQKAA, from the coding sequence ATGAGCAACCAATCTATCTTTCAAATTATGCGCAATCAAGACCTACGTTCCGGACGTAGTTACGATTTAGGTAAAATGGGACTAAAACAATTATGGGTGGCCTATTTGACGCATCCAACCATCCTATTATATTTCAGCCTTATTATTGGATGTATTGTCGCCGTCTGCTACACGTTCAATGGATGGGTTCCTGTTTTAAGTTCAATTATCGTCATGATATTTGGTTTTCCATTAATCTGGTATATTATCCATCGCTGGATCATGCATGTTTCGTTACTATACAGAATGAAATGGTCGGCTTCACTATGGAAACGCATTCACTTTGATCATCATCAGGATCCCCATCTTTTAAATGTATTATTTGGATCACCCTTGAATACCATACCAACCATCATTATCATTGGGGGCGGCTTGGGATATTTAGTTGGTGGATTTTGCGGTTTCTTTGCCTCTATTGGTACAGCTGTGTACATGTCATGTTTTTATGAATTTTTTCATTGCATTCAACATTTAAATTATAAACCAAAATCAAGGTATGTAAGTCATATTAAACAGGTTCATGTTTTACACCACTTTCATTATGAAAAGGGAAACTTTGGTATTACCAACTATTTTTGGGATAAAATCTTCGGTACCTATTATGAAGATGCCAAGGCACGCCCACGGAGCCCAACTGTATTTAACATGGGATATACTGTGAAAGAAGCTGAACATTATCCTTGGGTTATGCTAAAAACCGGGGCTCCTCCACGTGATCGTCCCGCAGGATCTAATTTTCGGGAGCATAAAAAAGATTGCACCCAACACACTCAAAAAGCAGCCTAA
- a CDS encoding nucleotidyltransferase family protein → MEREPINALILAGSRQGKQDPLALHAHVSHKAIIPVLGKPMIEYVTETLAKIESINKIAVSIEKFEVVRDILPNFIKYLPTCPGPSASIIQAIQALGTPLLITTADNPLLQSEWVEYFIQEAEASQCDLAVGIALKEQIEKDVPNTKRTYIKLADGSFSGCNIFMFRTPRSIQVAKLWQKLESYRKNPLKMGLLLGYSIILRYILHRLTRKALKKRIFKLTKVKIHFVIIPWGQAAVDVDKPDDLHLVNNLMSNRSN, encoded by the coding sequence ATGGAACGTGAACCCATCAATGCTTTAATTCTGGCCGGGTCAAGGCAAGGGAAACAAGATCCTTTGGCTTTGCATGCTCACGTTTCGCACAAGGCGATTATTCCCGTATTGGGAAAACCAATGATCGAATATGTTACCGAAACCCTTGCAAAAATAGAATCCATTAATAAAATTGCTGTTTCAATTGAAAAGTTCGAGGTTGTTAGGGATATTCTACCCAACTTTATTAAGTATCTTCCCACCTGTCCTGGTCCAAGTGCAAGCATCATCCAAGCCATTCAAGCATTGGGAACCCCCCTATTAATAACAACCGCTGATAACCCCTTACTTCAATCGGAATGGGTGGAATATTTCATACAGGAAGCGGAGGCCTCACAATGTGACCTTGCTGTTGGTATCGCGCTAAAGGAACAGATTGAAAAAGATGTTCCAAACACAAAAAGAACTTACATCAAATTGGCTGACGGTTCTTTTTCTGGTTGCAATATTTTTATGTTTCGAACACCAAGGTCCATTCAAGTTGCAAAACTTTGGCAAAAATTGGAAAGTTATCGCAAAAATCCACTAAAAATGGGCTTGCTATTGGGATATTCGATAATCTTGCGATATATCCTGCATCGCTTGACTAGAAAAGCACTTAAAAAAAGAATTTTCAAATTAACCAAGGTTAAGATCCATTTTGTAATTATACCCTGGGGGCAGGCTGCCGTGGATGTGGATAAACCTGATGATCTCCACTTGGTTAATAATTTGATGTCTAACCGATCAAATTAA
- a CDS encoding glucosamine inositolphosphorylceramide transferase family protein: MSIFETDIWRIGIVKAPVEDVIACDICDIHWIKEEDTFKFLADPFGLYRDNKLYVFAEAYDYRDRHGRIEVLILDQQLSLIDRKIVLEKPWHLSYPMLIEDQGLVYMLPEAYKSGETSLYKAVEFPFHWEKVSSFSFPEVAIDPTVLFYNDLWWMFYTPVREGLSRQSVLSVAWSESLAGTWHSHSLNPVRISPSSARPGGNAVITSQGIILPTQDCSLTYGGGLTFLNIIELTPDQFEARITGQFNKGSIFGEYNQGVHTLSKAGPYSLIDGKKILRQPVRRFLIDRRYQIHGTF, translated from the coding sequence ATGTCGATTTTTGAAACGGATATATGGCGCATTGGTATTGTCAAGGCACCGGTTGAGGATGTGATAGCTTGTGATATTTGCGATATTCATTGGATAAAAGAGGAGGATACGTTCAAATTTCTTGCTGATCCTTTTGGCCTCTATAGAGATAATAAACTATATGTTTTTGCGGAAGCATATGATTACAGAGATCGTCATGGCCGTATAGAGGTATTAATTCTTGATCAACAGCTTTCACTTATTGATCGAAAAATTGTATTGGAGAAACCCTGGCATCTATCCTATCCAATGTTAATTGAGGATCAGGGGTTGGTTTACATGCTGCCAGAGGCATACAAATCAGGTGAAACCAGTTTATATAAAGCAGTTGAGTTTCCATTTCATTGGGAGAAGGTATCCTCTTTTTCTTTTCCTGAAGTGGCCATTGATCCGACTGTATTATTTTATAATGATTTATGGTGGATGTTTTATACTCCTGTAAGGGAAGGGTTAAGTCGGCAAAGCGTTTTATCTGTTGCCTGGTCGGAAAGTCTCGCAGGAACATGGCATTCTCATTCACTTAATCCCGTAAGGATTTCCCCCTCAAGTGCACGTCCTGGTGGTAATGCAGTCATTACATCTCAGGGTATTATTTTACCGACACAGGATTGTAGCCTGACGTATGGAGGGGGACTAACATTTTTAAACATTATTGAATTAACCCCTGATCAATTTGAAGCAAGAATTACAGGTCAGTTCAATAAAGGTTCAATATTTGGCGAATATAATCAAGGGGTGCATACATTAAGTAAGGCTGGCCCCTATAGTCTGATAGATGGCAAAAAAATACTTAGACAGCCTGTGAGGCGTTTCTTGATTGACAGGCGATATCAAATACATGGAACATTTTAA
- a CDS encoding putative quinol monooxygenase has translation MSQEVNLVAILEIDEGAWSKISDAVNVCVSRSREEKGNHSYTAYFQSDKPNKIVFIECWANQQALDAHCETEHFQNLMRVVKPFAVKPLELLNLIPAK, from the coding sequence ATGTCTCAGGAAGTTAATTTGGTTGCTATACTGGAAATTGATGAAGGGGCCTGGTCAAAAATTTCAGATGCTGTGAATGTGTGTGTTTCTCGTTCAAGAGAGGAAAAAGGAAATCATAGCTATACAGCCTATTTTCAAAGTGACAAGCCTAATAAAATTGTTTTTATTGAATGTTGGGCAAATCAACAGGCTTTGGATGCGCATTGCGAAACGGAACATTTCCAGAATCTGATGCGCGTGGTAAAACCTTTTGCTGTGAAGCCCCTTGAATTACTGAATTTAATACCCGCAAAATAA
- a CDS encoding inositol monophosphatase family protein: MSDALSRRFIAAQEIVKNASEIALQMRPSPGGPQGSLKHAQDWLTETDGKIETYISKAIQSLFPEDGFQGEEKGKTRSGSLRWIVDPIDGTSNYARGRNRWCISLGLMEENVPTLGIIAAPCVNEFYTARLGKGAFMNEKPIHVSDVKDPKISMIELGWSHVSKIDEFLKNAEAILKTGAMIRTLGSGTMSLVDVASGRLDGHFEMAINLWDVAAALVLLREAGACISPFLENGGLHQMTPILTAAPGISDILSKTLHMSLS, translated from the coding sequence ATGAGTGACGCACTTTCACGTCGTTTTATAGCTGCACAAGAAATTGTCAAAAATGCATCTGAAATTGCCTTACAAATGCGGCCCAGTCCAGGGGGACCCCAAGGATCCCTTAAACATGCCCAAGACTGGTTGACCGAAACAGATGGCAAGATCGAAACCTATATTTCAAAAGCAATTCAATCCCTCTTTCCCGAAGATGGTTTTCAAGGAGAGGAAAAGGGGAAAACACGTTCAGGGTCGTTAAGATGGATTGTCGACCCTATCGATGGAACATCAAACTATGCACGTGGCAGAAATCGGTGGTGTATTTCTCTTGGACTTATGGAAGAAAATGTTCCCACTCTCGGTATTATTGCAGCTCCATGCGTAAACGAATTCTATACTGCCCGTCTAGGAAAAGGGGCATTCATGAATGAAAAGCCCATTCATGTTTCCGATGTTAAAGATCCAAAAATATCCATGATTGAACTGGGCTGGAGTCACGTCAGTAAAATCGATGAATTTCTAAAAAATGCAGAAGCTATCTTAAAAACTGGCGCAATGATTCGCACTTTGGGTTCAGGCACCATGTCCCTCGTCGATGTTGCGAGCGGTAGACTGGATGGACATTTTGAAATGGCCATTAATTTATGGGATGTGGCGGCAGCACTCGTTTTACTTAGAGAAGCTGGTGCCTGTATTTCACCTTTCTTGGAAAATGGTGGCCTTCATCAAATGACACCTATTTTAACCGCAGCTCCAGGAATTTCGGATATCCTCTCGAAAACACTTCATATGTCCTTATCATAA
- a CDS encoding lipid-binding SYLF domain-containing protein, which produces MKNNFIFKYGTMFCFSMLSIFSLQHAKAKTDKVQSIVDHSLLTVEDVFANIPTSSRVYTRLKNARAVMICPNITHISLVFGGSGGDCVLLSRDARNSWSSPAFYKMSSGSFGIQLGVQNTEVMLFIMNERSLRKLLDSQFTMGASASATAAKSSSDANKDTADIYNLQKASGLFVGASLKGSKLKINSSANHKYYNQIVGPEDIVMAMRVNNPAANRLRKILIKYSNMAKNVQPEKKSSKNHNVEDDNGDANTNDDSGAIDLAPQKGSSSHNIKSENLPAPSKSRK; this is translated from the coding sequence ATGAAAAATAATTTCATCTTTAAATATGGTACGATGTTTTGCTTTTCAATGCTGTCAATATTTTCTCTTCAGCATGCCAAGGCCAAAACTGACAAAGTACAATCTATTGTGGACCATTCTCTTTTAACAGTTGAGGATGTCTTTGCAAATATTCCCACATCCAGCCGTGTCTATACCCGTTTAAAAAACGCCAGGGCAGTGATGATTTGCCCAAATATTACACATATCTCCCTAGTGTTTGGAGGCTCCGGGGGAGATTGTGTGCTTCTTTCTAGGGATGCAAGAAATTCTTGGTCCAGTCCTGCTTTTTACAAAATGTCAAGTGGCTCTTTTGGTATACAGCTTGGTGTACAAAATACAGAAGTCATGCTTTTCATCATGAACGAACGCAGTTTGCGCAAATTGTTGGACAGCCAATTCACAATGGGAGCCAGTGCCTCTGCAACAGCAGCAAAATCCAGTAGCGATGCCAACAAGGATACAGCCGATATTTATAACCTGCAAAAAGCATCAGGATTATTTGTCGGAGCATCTCTAAAAGGATCTAAATTAAAAATTAACAGTAGTGCCAATCATAAATATTATAACCAGATTGTGGGACCAGAAGATATTGTCATGGCAATGCGCGTTAATAATCCAGCGGCAAACCGTCTGCGTAAAATCCTGATCAAATATTCAAATATGGCAAAAAATGTCCAACCTGAAAAAAAATCATCCAAAAATCATAATGTAGAAGATGATAATGGCGATGCCAATACCAATGATGATTCAGGTGCGATTGACCTTGCCCCACAAAAAGGTTCCTCATCACATAATATTAAATCTGAAAATTTGCCCGCCCCTTCAAAATCCAGAAAATAA
- the mltG gene encoding endolytic transglycosylase MltG encodes MRRLLYGVSALLVCLLAVFFYGKYTYFAPGPLDNAKNVVIAKGNVAAILNQLQKEKVVTQSYWGGFIFRSGIKLTDKAGTLHAAEFSFPKQASIQQVIDILRYAKPVQHKLTIPEGLTAYQITNLVNDAPYMTGQIQPPEEGTVLPQTYAYEWGMSREKMIFRMQQAMQKKLQKIWGERQVLAEIKTQQDLVTLASIVERETALKRERPMVARVFINRLHLGMRLQSDPTVIYALTDGKNDFDRRLTRQDLEIVNPYNTYWTSALPPTPICSPGEAAMEAVAHPAEGKILYFVANGTGGHSFSTSLAEHNHNVAAEKKR; translated from the coding sequence ATGCGTCGATTGTTATATGGGGTCAGTGCATTACTTGTATGCCTGCTTGCTGTATTCTTTTACGGAAAATATACCTATTTTGCTCCCGGTCCTTTGGATAATGCTAAAAATGTGGTTATTGCCAAGGGAAATGTCGCGGCAATATTAAACCAACTTCAGAAAGAAAAGGTTGTCACTCAATCCTATTGGGGCGGTTTTATTTTTCGTAGTGGCATAAAGCTGACAGATAAGGCCGGGACGTTACACGCGGCTGAGTTTTCTTTTCCGAAGCAGGCATCGATTCAACAGGTTATCGATATCTTGCGGTATGCAAAACCTGTACAGCATAAATTAACCATTCCAGAAGGGCTGACAGCCTATCAGATTACGAATTTGGTTAATGATGCCCCCTATATGACAGGACAGATACAGCCACCAGAAGAGGGAACGGTATTGCCCCAGACCTATGCCTATGAATGGGGTATGTCTCGTGAAAAGATGATATTCCGTATGCAACAGGCAATGCAGAAAAAACTGCAAAAAATCTGGGGTGAACGACAGGTTCTTGCTGAGATAAAAACGCAACAGGATTTGGTTACCCTTGCCTCAATTGTTGAGCGGGAAACCGCTTTAAAACGCGAACGTCCCATGGTTGCCCGTGTATTTATCAATCGCCTGCATCTTGGTATGCGATTACAATCAGATCCCACAGTGATTTATGCCCTGACTGATGGAAAAAATGATTTTGATCGCAGGCTAACTCGACAGGATCTGGAAATTGTCAACCCATATAACACTTATTGGACCAGCGCTTTACCGCCTACACCAATATGCTCTCCTGGTGAAGCCGCTATGGAGGCTGTTGCACATCCTGCAGAAGGAAAAATATTATATTTTGTTGCAAATGGAACGGGTGGACATAGTTTTTCAACAAGTCTTGCAGAACATAATCACAATGTTGCCGCGGAGAAAAAAAGATAG